In a single window of the Phocoena phocoena chromosome 14, mPhoPho1.1, whole genome shotgun sequence genome:
- the TTC32 gene encoding tetratricopeptide repeat protein 32, whose product MEGQQGQEKLTTLALAQAHFQKGEYAEAEALYSAYVRQYACAASEGEASGSKCSPEDLATAYNNRGQIKYFRVDFHEAMDDYTSAIEVQPNFEVPYYNRGLILYRLGYFDDALEDFKKVLDLNPGFQDAILSLKQTILDKKEKQKRNY is encoded by the exons ATGGAAGGGCAGCAAGGGCAAGAAAAGCTCACGACCCTAGCGCTTGCCCAAGCTCATTTCCAGAAGGGCGAGTACGCGGAGGCCGAAGCGCTGTACTCCGCTTACGTTCGCCAGTACGCCTGTGCGGCCTCCGAGGGAGAGGCGTCCGGGAG CAAATGCAGCCCTGAGGATTTGGCTACTGCATATAACAACAGGGGGCAAATCAAGTACTTCAGGGTGGATTTTCATGAAGCCATGGATGACTACACATCTGCCATAGAAGTCCAACCCAATTTTGAAGTTCCATATTACAACAGAGGGTTGATATTATATAGGCTGG GATACTTTGATGATGCTTTGGAAGATTTCAAGAAAGTATTAGACTTAAATCCTGGATTTCAAGATGCTATTTTGAGCTTAAAACAGACTATTctagacaaaaaagaaaagcaaaaaagaaattattga